In the Populus trichocarpa isolate Nisqually-1 chromosome 1, P.trichocarpa_v4.1, whole genome shotgun sequence genome, tgagaatttttttatgttgttttcttaTAGATGCGAGCCAGTGGGGATCCTTATTTGCAGCATTGTGTAGAGACTGCAGTTCTGCTTGCGATCATTGGTGCCAATTCCACAGTGGTTGCTGCAGGGCTTTTACATGACACTTTGGATGATTCTTTCATAAGCTATGACCACATATTTAAAACATTTGGAGCTGGGGTGGCTGATTTGGTTGAAGGGGTAAGAGACAGAATTTCTCATGTACTTTAATgagtttttcttaatatatattgtctaccaattaggttttttttttcatgcacgTTTCTTTCTAAAATGGAAGCTACATTGGACTAATATAAGAAGTGTTTTTGGACTTTGTCTGCAACTCCATTATTTCATCTAGGATGAGATAGTTGCTGCTTACTGTTTATGACGAATATGGTCGTAGGCTAAATGTAGAAAATGGAACTCGATCTGCagtagctttatttttttaaaaaaatatatttaaaagtcaGGAGCATCTGACAGCAGCAGAGATTGATCAAAATTTGGAATTCATTTTTTACTTGCATTTTTGAGGCCCATCACTTGAAAGACGAGAAACTTGGAAAGAAATTGTAAGAAGTTTCCTTGGTTGATGTAGTCCATACATTTCTGTTGATCTAGTATCTACAAACTTCTGATCTAGTTCTCTGTTACATTCACTCAGGTCTCTAAGCTTAGCCAACTGAGCAAGCTTGCTCGTGAGAACAATACAGCAAGCAAAACTGTCGAGGCAGATCGCTTGCACACCATGTTCCTTGCCATGGCAGATGCTAGGGCTGTCCTGATTAAATTAGCTGATCGATTGCATAATATGATGACGCTAGATGCATTGCCTTTGGTGAAGCAACAGAGATTTGCTAAAGAGACTTCGGAGATATTTGCTCCCTTGGCCAACCGTTTAGGAATCTCCAGTTGGAAAGAGCAGTTGGAAAATCTTTGTTTTAAGCATCTCAACCCAGATCAGCACAAAGATTTGTCTGCTAGACTTGTGGACTCTTTTGATGAGGCAATGATTGCTTCTGCTAAAGAGAAATTAGAGAAAGCTCTTACGGATGAAGCCATTTCTTACGATCTATCTGGAAGGCATAAAAGCTTATATAGCACTTATTGCAAAATGTTGAAGtacgctctctctctctctctcactcacacACTTGGGCGTGGAGTGTTCATTCAGTTGGTCATTACTTTGATTACTAGGGCTATAGCTCTTGCATCAACTCTAGGGCTTCTGAAGCACGGACAGATAAGATAGTTagattaaaacaattatttaaccAAAATTTATGGTTGTGCCCCTCAAATTCTTAAGGTGGAAAAGTTTTTCACAAGTTCTGAATTGACAACGAACTATGAGATCAACTTATTAGTTTTTTGTGCAATTATCATTCTGTGTGTTTTTCTAACAAGAGAGTTTAAATTTGTGTAGGAAAAAGCTGAACATGGATCAGATCCATGATATTCATGGGTTGCGTCTGATTGTCGAAAATAACGAAGACTGCTATAGAGCATTGAGAGTTGTTCAGCGTTTATGGTCCGAAGTACCTGGAAAATTCAAAGACTATATAAATAATCCGAAGTTCAATGGGTATGTTTTGGCTTTGGCTTGTTATTGGTGGTTGCTATCGAATGTATTGTTCttttcaaactttgatttttatttgcagGTATCGATCTCTTCATACAGTAGTAATGGGTGAGGGCACAGTGCCACTTGAAGTTCAGATTCGAACAAGGGAGATGCATCTGCAAGCAGAGTTTGGATTTGCAGCTCATTGGAGGTACAAGGAAGGTGATAGCAAGCACTCCTCATTTGTGCTTCAGATGGTTGAGTGGGCAAGATGGGTCATAACCTGGCAGTGCGAGACAATGAGCAAAGATCATTCTTTCATTGGCTGTGGTGATTCCATAAAGCCTCCATGCACATTCCCTTCACATTCTGATGGCTGCCCATATTCTTACAAGCCTCACTGTGGGCAAGATGGACCTGTCTTCGTCATTATGATTGAGAGTGATAAGGTTAGGCTCCTTCCATGTATGGTTTAATGTAATGAGAAGAAGCTTGGCTCATAATAGGCACTAGGGGTTGCGGCATCTCCAGTCAAAGTGAGTGAACAAAGAAAAGTAAATTGTTGACTAGTCCTTTACTGAATATGCATGCTTTGTGAATATTGCAGATGTCTGTGCAAGAGTTTCCTGCAAACTCAACAGTGATGGATCTGCTGGAAAGGGCTGGGCGTACGAGTTCAAGATGGTCCCCATATGGGTTTCCCGTGAAGGAAGAGTTGAGGCCAAGGCTGAACCATCGGCCAGTGTATGATGTGACTTGCAAGCTAAAGATGGGGGATGTCGTGGAGCTAACTCCAGCTATACCTGACAAATCTTTGTCCGACTACAGGGAAGAGATTCAGCGCATGTATGAACGTGGCTCAGCCCCTGTTTCAAGCACAGTTCCTGCTGTTAGCGGCACTGTTGGATAGAGAAGTTGACCCATTGCTTATAGACCGATAAATAGTATATACCCCATTTAGTGACAATTGGTTATTCTTGGACATGCAGATGTTTGTACAGAACAGTTATATGGTTCTGGTATGAAAAAGGCCATGGCTAACTGGACTCAAAACGATCAACAAAGATTTATTTTCTCACTTCCCCACTATGAATTCTTGTGATTATCGTGAATCTTATTATTCTCCGCTCTAGTTTGGTCTTGTTATTTGGATTTAGATTGATGTTTTGAAGGAAATGCAGACGGAGGCGTTGTTGCAGCAGCCATTCGCCTTCTATTTCCAATTTACCATTGTGCCACTGACACCCATCACTTTCAATGTTGAGTCAGTATAGAACGTTCAAGTTATTCTGTCTCTGTAAAGTTAAATGTGAAAACTGTCATGCGTATTGGACAGGTAGACGCCAGCTACATGTTTTATGGCGCTATTCCATGGGAACTTGCTGCCCAGTCTCACTAGTTATGAGGCTACATCAACAAGTTCTTCCATGCTTCTTTTATGTGAAGAGACAGACTGGGTTCACctgttttttatgatatttttttttaattaatttttttttagtaattttagattattttaatatatggatatcaaaaataaaatttaaaaaataaaaatattattttgatgtatttatgagaaaaaacattttgaaaaacaactaaagaaaaactaatatgTGATTTGCAAGATGG is a window encoding:
- the LOC7490942 gene encoding probable GTP diphosphokinase RSH2, chloroplastic — protein: MAVPTIALYASPPSSVCSTPYPCQINAHANYDFELNSRSSSTASSSASSSQKPIVGGLSRLFSSPAVKHASFSGDREELGWHDRGDELKELSSSFCYTPSKCLAGSSIKRDQSPVSVLQGQVSCSSSPPTRIARERSGCDVGFQSSIHGSFRSGANGLFNGFVRNALGSCVDYDSPSFEVHNNGIDEDSSSVVVDELTFSMEDSCVDANYEPYAKELLFGAQSRHTIFCDDFVIKAFHEAEKAHRGQMRASGDPYLQHCVETAVLLAIIGANSTVVAAGLLHDTLDDSFISYDHIFKTFGAGVADLVEGVSKLSQLSKLARENNTASKTVEADRLHTMFLAMADARAVLIKLADRLHNMMTLDALPLVKQQRFAKETSEIFAPLANRLGISSWKEQLENLCFKHLNPDQHKDLSARLVDSFDEAMIASAKEKLEKALTDEAISYDLSGRHKSLYSTYCKMLKKKLNMDQIHDIHGLRLIVENNEDCYRALRVVQRLWSEVPGKFKDYINNPKFNGYRSLHTVVMGEGTVPLEVQIRTREMHLQAEFGFAAHWRYKEGDSKHSSFVLQMVEWARWVITWQCETMSKDHSFIGCGDSIKPPCTFPSHSDGCPYSYKPHCGQDGPVFVIMIESDKMSVQEFPANSTVMDLLERAGRTSSRWSPYGFPVKEELRPRLNHRPVYDVTCKLKMGDVVELTPAIPDKSLSDYREEIQRMYERGSAPVSSTVPAVSGTVG